One region of Gossypium raimondii isolate GPD5lz chromosome 6, ASM2569854v1, whole genome shotgun sequence genomic DNA includes:
- the LOC105773437 gene encoding phosphoinositide phospholipase C 2, whose amino-acid sequence MSKQTYKVCFCFRRRFRVAVSEAPEEIKRVFEQYSENGMMSIDALHRFLVEFQKEDKATREDAQKIVDSVKHFHRKGLNLEGFFKYLFADINPPLASLGVHHDMNAPLSHYFIHTGHNSYLTGNQLSSDCSDVPIINALKRGVRVIELDIWPNSTKDNVDVLHGRTLTTPVELIKCLRSIKEYAFVASEYPVVITLEDHLTPDLQAKVAEMVTQTFGDILFSPGSECLKEFPSPESLKGRIIISTKPPKEYLEAKEVKENENDPEKVKASDEEAWGKEVPDLLKDDYKNDLGEEDEEDLDDDGDKSQHALAPEYKRLIAIHAGKPKGGLEECLRVDPDKVRRLSMSEQQLEKAAITHGKEIVRFTQRNILRVYPRGTRVDSSNYNPLIGWMHGAQMVAFNMQGYGRSLWLMHGMLKANGGCGYLKKPDFLLNPNKVFDPNVKLPVKKILKVTMYMGEGWYYDFHHTHFDAYSPPDFYARVGIAGVPFDSVMKKTKTLEDNWVPCWNEEFEFCLTVPELALLRVEVHEYDMSEKDDFGGQTCLPISELRSGIRAVPLNSRKGEKYSSVKLLMRFEFFDP is encoded by the exons ATGTCGAAACAAACATACAAGGTGTGCTTTTGCTTCAGGAGGAGGTTTAGGGTTGCAGTGTCAGAGGCACCAGAGGAGATCAAGCGGGTGTTTGAGCAGTACTCTGAGAATGGGATGATGTCCATTGATGCACTCCACAGGTTCTTAGTTGAATTCCAGAAAGAAGATAAGGCTACCAGAGAAGATGCTCAGAAAATTGTTGATAGTGTTAAGCATTTTCATAGAAAGGGTCTAAATCTTGAAGGCTTTTTTAAGTATCTCTTTGCTGATATCAATCCTCCTCTGGCTTCTCTTGGG GTCCACCATGATATGAATGCTCCTTTGTCACATTATTTCATACATACCGGTCACAATTCCTATCTTACTGGGAATCAACTCAGTAGTGACTGCAGCGATGTCCCAATCATAAATGCACTTAAGAGAGGTGTGAGAGTGATAGAATTAGATATATGGCCAAATTCCACGAAAGATAATGTCGATGTTCTTCATGGAAg GACTTTGACTACTCCGGTGGAACTCATCAAGTGTTTGAGGTCTATTAAGGAGTATGCTTTTGTTGCGTCGGAATACCCGGTTGTTATAACACTAGAAGATCATCTTACCCCAGATCTTCAGGCTAAAGTTGCTGAG ATGGTGACTCAAACCTTTGGAGACATCCTGTTTTCACCTGGCTCGGAATGCCTGAAGGAATTCCCGTCTCCAGAATCATTGAAAGGACGCATAATCATATCTACTAAACCTCCAAAGGAATACCTTGAGGCCAAAGAAGTTAAGGAAAATGAGAACGATCCAGAGAAGGTTAAGGCTAGTGATGAAGAAGCTTGGGGAAAAGAAGTTCCGGACCTTCTCAAAGACGATTACAAG AATGACTTGGGTGAAGAAGATGAGGAAGATCTCGATGACGATGGAGATAAGTCACAACATGCTTTAGCACCGGAATATAAACGTTTAATTGCTATTCATGCCGGAAAGCCAAAGGGAGGATTAGAAGAGTGTCTAAGGGTGGATCCCGATAAAGTAAGACGTCTTAGCATGAGTGAGCAACAACTTGAAAAAGCTGCGATTACTCACGGAAAAGAAATTGTCAG GTTTACACAGCGGAATATTCTTAGGGTATATCCGAGGGGTACACGTGTCGACTCTTCCAATTACAACCCATTAATCGGATGGATGCATGGAGCTCAAATGGTCGCATTTAATATGCAG GGTTATGGAAGATCTTTATGGTTGatgcatggaatgttgaaagcCAACGGGGGATGCGGATACTTGAAAAAACCCGATTTCCTATTGAATCCTAACAAAGTCTTTGATCCAAATGTCAAGTTACcggttaaaaaaattttgaag GTAACTATGTATATGGGCGAAGGGTGGTATTATGATTTTCATCACACTCATTTTGATGCGTATTCTCCTCCGGACTTTTATGCAAGG GTGGGGATTGCTGGAGTTCCGTTCGATTCAGTGATGAAGAAAACAAAGACATTAGAAGACAATTGGGTGCCTTGTTGGAACGAGGAATTCGAATTCTGTCTAACTGTCCCCGAACTGGCTCTACTTCGGGTAGAAGTGCATGAATACGACATGTCTGAAAAGGATGACTTTGGAGGCCAAACATGCCTACCAATTTCGGAGCTAAGAAGTGGTATCCGAGCAGTTCCCCTCAACAGCCGCAAGGGCGAGAAATACAGCTCTGTAAAGCTCCTCATGCGCTTTGAATTCTTCGACCCATAG
- the LOC105771549 gene encoding phosphoinositide phospholipase C 6 isoform X2: MKKSKKSQKGVTSNDKNKGMGKEKEREKKSSSLESGSYNYKMFSFFNRKFKINEVEPPSDVNKAFSLFTDDGSTHMTAEQLRRFMSVHQCEVSTRLEDAQNIIEQVVNRRHHITKFARHTLNVEDFFHFLLSDDLNGPIRTQVHHDMSAPLSHYFIYTGHNSYLTGNQLSSDCSEVPIIKALQNGVRVIELDLWPSKDEILVLHGRTLTTPVSFIQCLTSIKEYAFVSSPYPVIITLEDHLTPELQAKAADMITQTFETMLYYPESDLTEFPSPESLKYRIMISTKPPKEYLEVRSKDASEDESSPKDDSDAVSRNLLCYSNSSSESDQEDEDFKSLQAGVSGYKRLITIHAGKPKGSLKTALKEVTDQVRRLSLSEHQLEKLAGSHGLDIVRFTQRNILRVYPKGTRFTSSNYKPTIGWMHGAQMVAFNMQGYGKSLWLMHGMFRANGGCGYVIKPDILTRSADELFDPKATLLPVQKTLKVKIYMGDGWRLDFKHTHFDAYSPPDFYTKIFIVGVPADEAKKKTKIIEDDWCPVWDEEFSFPLTVPELALLRIEVREYDISEKDDFGGQTCLPVPELRTGFRSVPLHDKKGVKHKNVRLLMRFEFV, from the exons atgaaaaagagtaaaaaatccCAGAAAGGAGTAACATCCAACGACAAAAACAAAGGAATGgggaaggaaaaggaaagggaGAAGAAGTCAAGTAGCCTTGAAAGTGGAAGCTACAATTACAAGATGTTCAGCTTCTTCAACAGGAAGTTCAAGATCAATGAAGTGGAGCCACCTTCTGACGTCAACAAGGCCTTTTCTTTATTCACCGATGATGGTTCCACACATATGACCGCCGAGCAACTTAGACGGTTCATGTCGGTCCACCAGTGTGAGGTTAGCACCCGACTCGAAGATGCTCAGAATATCATTGAACAGGTTGTGAACAGGAGACACCATATCACCAAATTCGCCAGACACACCCTCAATGTTGAagatttctttcattttttgctTTCCGATGATCTCAATGGCCCCATTCGTACTCAG GTACACCATGATATGAGTGCACCATTGTCgcattatttcatatatacagGGCATAATTCCTATCTAACTGGGAATCAACTCAGCAGTGATTGTAGTGAGGTTCCAATTATCAAGGCTTTGCAAAATGGTGTTCGAGTTATCGAACTTGATCTTTGGCCCTCTAAAGATGAAATTCTTGTCCTTCATGGAAG GACCTTGACAACTCCGGTGTCATTTATCCAATGTTTGACATCCATTAAAGAGTATGCTTTTGTTAGTTCCCCTTATCCAGTTATTATTACATTGGAAGATCATCTTACTCCAGAATTGCAAGCTAAAGCTGCAGAT ATGATCACTCAAACGTTCGAAACTATGTTGTACTATCCCGAATCTGACTTAACCGAGTTCCCTTCACCGGAATCATTGAAATACCGAATCATGATTTCAACGAAACCACCAAAAGAATATCTAGAGGTCAGGTCGAAGGACGCCTCCGAAGACGAATCATCCCCAAAGGATGACTCAGACGCAGTAAGCAGAAATTTACTATGTTATTCGAATTCTAGT AGTGAGAGTGATCAAGAAGATGAAGACTTTAAGTCATTGCAAGCCGGGGTATCAGGATACAAGCGCTTAATAACCATACATGCAGGAAAGCCAAAGGGTTCCTTAAAGACCGCATTAAAAGAAGTTACTGATCAGGTTCGACGTCTTAGTTTGAGTGAACATCAGCTTGAAAAACTTGCCGGTTCTCATGGACTTGATATTGTAAG GTTTACACAGAGGAATATCCTACGAGTCTATCCGAAGGGTACTCGTTTTACCTCATCAAATTACAAACCAACTATCGGATGGATGCACGGAGCTCAAATGGTTGCATTTAACATGCAG GGGTATGGAAAATCACTGTGGTTGATGCATGGCATGTTTAGAGCCAACGGAGGATGTGGTTATGTGATAAAACCTGATATTTTGACTCGATCAGCTGACGAGTTGTTTGATCCCAAAGCAACACTCTTGCCTGTGCAGAAAACGTTAAAG GTGAAAATATATATGGGGGATGGATGGCGCTTGGACTTTAAGCACACACATTTTGATGCATACTCTCCTCCAGACTTCTATACAAAG ATATTCATTGTGGGAGTGCCAGCAGATGAAGCTAAAAAGAAAACCAAGATAATTGAAGATGATTGGTGTCCAGTATGGGATGAAGAATTCTCTTTTCCCTTAACTGTTCCGGAACTAGCACTGCTTCGGATTGAAGTACGCGAATACGACATATCGGAGAAGGACGACTTTGGCGGCCAAACATGTTTGCCGGTACCAGAGTTAAGAACCGGGTTCCGGTCCGTCCCTCTGCATGACAAGAAGGGAGTTAAACACAAAAATGTAAGGCTGCTAATGAGGTTTGAGTTTGTATAA
- the LOC105771549 gene encoding phosphoinositide phospholipase C 6 isoform X1, which translates to MKKSKKSQKGVTSNDKNKGMGKEKEREKKSSSLESGSYNYKMFSFFNRKFKINEVEPPSDVNKAFSLFTDDGSTHMTAEQLRRFMSVHQCEVSTRLEDAQNIIEQVVNRRHHITKFARHTLNVEDFFHFLLSDDLNGPIRTQVHHDMSAPLSHYFIYTGHNSYLTGNQLSSDCSEVPIIKALQNGVRVIELDLWPSKDEILVLHGRTLTTPVSFIQCLTSIKEYAFVSSPYPVIITLEDHLTPELQAKAADMITQTFETMLYYPESDLTEFPSPESLKYRIMISTKPPKEYLEVRSKDASEDESSPKDDSDASESDQEDEDFKSLQAGVSGYKRLITIHAGKPKGSLKTALKEVTDQVRRLSLSEHQLEKLAGSHGLDIVRFTQRNILRVYPKGTRFTSSNYKPTIGWMHGAQMVAFNMQGYGKSLWLMHGMFRANGGCGYVIKPDILTRSADELFDPKATLLPVQKTLKVKIYMGDGWRLDFKHTHFDAYSPPDFYTKIFIVGVPADEAKKKTKIIEDDWCPVWDEEFSFPLTVPELALLRIEVREYDISEKDDFGGQTCLPVPELRTGFRSVPLHDKKGVKHKNVRLLMRFEFV; encoded by the exons atgaaaaagagtaaaaaatccCAGAAAGGAGTAACATCCAACGACAAAAACAAAGGAATGgggaaggaaaaggaaagggaGAAGAAGTCAAGTAGCCTTGAAAGTGGAAGCTACAATTACAAGATGTTCAGCTTCTTCAACAGGAAGTTCAAGATCAATGAAGTGGAGCCACCTTCTGACGTCAACAAGGCCTTTTCTTTATTCACCGATGATGGTTCCACACATATGACCGCCGAGCAACTTAGACGGTTCATGTCGGTCCACCAGTGTGAGGTTAGCACCCGACTCGAAGATGCTCAGAATATCATTGAACAGGTTGTGAACAGGAGACACCATATCACCAAATTCGCCAGACACACCCTCAATGTTGAagatttctttcattttttgctTTCCGATGATCTCAATGGCCCCATTCGTACTCAG GTACACCATGATATGAGTGCACCATTGTCgcattatttcatatatacagGGCATAATTCCTATCTAACTGGGAATCAACTCAGCAGTGATTGTAGTGAGGTTCCAATTATCAAGGCTTTGCAAAATGGTGTTCGAGTTATCGAACTTGATCTTTGGCCCTCTAAAGATGAAATTCTTGTCCTTCATGGAAG GACCTTGACAACTCCGGTGTCATTTATCCAATGTTTGACATCCATTAAAGAGTATGCTTTTGTTAGTTCCCCTTATCCAGTTATTATTACATTGGAAGATCATCTTACTCCAGAATTGCAAGCTAAAGCTGCAGAT ATGATCACTCAAACGTTCGAAACTATGTTGTACTATCCCGAATCTGACTTAACCGAGTTCCCTTCACCGGAATCATTGAAATACCGAATCATGATTTCAACGAAACCACCAAAAGAATATCTAGAGGTCAGGTCGAAGGACGCCTCCGAAGACGAATCATCCCCAAAGGATGACTCAGACGCA AGTGAGAGTGATCAAGAAGATGAAGACTTTAAGTCATTGCAAGCCGGGGTATCAGGATACAAGCGCTTAATAACCATACATGCAGGAAAGCCAAAGGGTTCCTTAAAGACCGCATTAAAAGAAGTTACTGATCAGGTTCGACGTCTTAGTTTGAGTGAACATCAGCTTGAAAAACTTGCCGGTTCTCATGGACTTGATATTGTAAG GTTTACACAGAGGAATATCCTACGAGTCTATCCGAAGGGTACTCGTTTTACCTCATCAAATTACAAACCAACTATCGGATGGATGCACGGAGCTCAAATGGTTGCATTTAACATGCAG GGGTATGGAAAATCACTGTGGTTGATGCATGGCATGTTTAGAGCCAACGGAGGATGTGGTTATGTGATAAAACCTGATATTTTGACTCGATCAGCTGACGAGTTGTTTGATCCCAAAGCAACACTCTTGCCTGTGCAGAAAACGTTAAAG GTGAAAATATATATGGGGGATGGATGGCGCTTGGACTTTAAGCACACACATTTTGATGCATACTCTCCTCCAGACTTCTATACAAAG ATATTCATTGTGGGAGTGCCAGCAGATGAAGCTAAAAAGAAAACCAAGATAATTGAAGATGATTGGTGTCCAGTATGGGATGAAGAATTCTCTTTTCCCTTAACTGTTCCGGAACTAGCACTGCTTCGGATTGAAGTACGCGAATACGACATATCGGAGAAGGACGACTTTGGCGGCCAAACATGTTTGCCGGTACCAGAGTTAAGAACCGGGTTCCGGTCCGTCCCTCTGCATGACAAGAAGGGAGTTAAACACAAAAATGTAAGGCTGCTAATGAGGTTTGAGTTTGTATAA
- the LOC105774614 gene encoding protein EARLY FLOWERING 4 encodes MAKNPTNSSSNKKKLKQQAKQDSEDVNGDPEIWASFDQSFKQVQSVLDRNRVLIQQVNDNHQSKIPHNMVENVALIQELNGNISKVVSLYSDLSSNFSTAFHNDDEQPKNSD; translated from the coding sequence ATGGCGAAAAACCCAACAAACAGCAGCAGTAACAAGAAGAAACTGAAACAGCAAGCGAAACAAGATTCAGAGGATGTGAATGGAGACCCTGAAATTTGGGCATCATTTGATCAAAGTTTCAAGCAAGTTCAGTCGGTTTTAGACCGGAACCGTGTGTTGATCCAACAGGTCAACGACAACCATCAGTCGAAGATCCCCCACAACATGGTCGAAAACGTTGCACTTATTCAAGAACTCAACGGGAACATCTCCAAGGTTGTCTCTCTTTACTCTGATTTGTCTTCAAATTTCTCCACCGCCTTTCACAATGATGATGAACAACCCAAGAATAGTGATTGA